In a genomic window of Cytobacillus sp. FSL H8-0458:
- a CDS encoding class I SAM-dependent methyltransferase has translation MIAYYGELCTKMYESDKSMAEGAELSFYLSYVKDSEMKVLEPMCGNGRMLIPFMQNGIEVDGFDISEDMLKVCREKADALNLKPTIFQERIEEFKSEEQYDLVMIPYGSFSLLPDSLLHKSLKNLKNALNENGKMLLTIVEKDHEIEEVSEWAETNRKEFDGQTIIEYRKIAYEEETKILQIKLKYEAIRKGITEKTEMMDFPIRLYEPGEFEKVLKDSGFSQIAVHEVRDGYGDGQSFPVYECAE, from the coding sequence ATGATTGCCTATTACGGTGAACTTTGCACAAAAATGTATGAAAGTGATAAATCAATGGCAGAGGGTGCAGAATTGAGCTTTTACCTGTCATATGTAAAAGACAGTGAAATGAAAGTATTGGAGCCGATGTGCGGCAATGGCAGAATGCTTATTCCTTTCATGCAGAATGGGATTGAGGTTGATGGCTTTGATATCTCAGAAGATATGCTGAAGGTATGCAGGGAAAAAGCTGATGCATTGAACTTAAAGCCAACTATATTTCAGGAGAGAATAGAAGAGTTTAAAAGTGAAGAACAATATGATTTAGTTATGATTCCTTATGGTTCTTTTTCGCTTTTGCCTGATTCCCTGTTACATAAAAGTCTTAAAAATCTTAAGAATGCCCTCAATGAAAACGGAAAAATGCTCCTAACTATTGTGGAAAAAGATCATGAGATAGAAGAAGTTTCCGAATGGGCGGAAACGAACAGGAAAGAGTTTGACGGGCAGACCATTATAGAATATAGAAAAATAGCTTATGAGGAAGAAACGAAAATCCTGCAGATCAAGCTAAAGTATGAGGCCATTCGAAAGGGGATCACGGAAAAAACAGAGATGATGGACTTTCCTATACGGCTTTATGAACCGGGTGAATTCGAGAAAGTGCTCAAAGATAGCGGATTTAGTCAGATCGCTGTTCATGAAGTTAGAGATGGATATGGGGATGGACAATCTTTTCCGGTTTATGAATGTGCGGAATAA
- a CDS encoding VOC family protein — translation MNFHQKPITFVAQVNIKVQDLERSLAFYKEVIGFKVLSKTDRTAELTADGKTALLRIEEPENAEPKMGRTTGLYHFALLLPKRSDLAKIVRHFVEIGLQFGSSDHLVSEALYLSDPDGNGIEIYIDRSPSDWTWKNGEVMMTVDPLDFPDLLSIGQQQSWKGLPAGTVMGHIHLHVAELANTEKFYTEGLGFEAVCRYGTQALFISSGKYHHHIGLNTWNGVGAPQPSQNSAGLQSFKLILENEAAIDQAVENLKKLGAAAAVENNQVITEDPSGNRIILGV, via the coding sequence ATGAACTTTCATCAAAAACCGATAACCTTTGTTGCGCAGGTCAATATTAAAGTTCAAGATCTGGAACGGTCACTGGCTTTCTATAAAGAGGTAATTGGATTTAAAGTGTTATCAAAAACAGATAGAACTGCCGAGCTGACTGCTGATGGCAAAACCGCATTACTGAGGATTGAAGAGCCGGAAAACGCTGAACCCAAAATGGGAAGAACAACTGGTTTGTATCATTTCGCTCTGCTGCTTCCAAAGCGCTCCGATTTGGCTAAAATAGTGCGTCATTTCGTCGAAATCGGGCTGCAATTTGGATCATCCGACCATCTTGTCAGTGAAGCACTCTATTTATCTGATCCAGATGGAAATGGAATAGAAATTTACATTGACCGCAGTCCTTCCGATTGGACATGGAAAAACGGGGAAGTTATGATGACCGTCGATCCGCTGGACTTTCCTGACTTGCTGTCAATTGGGCAGCAGCAGTCCTGGAAGGGCTTGCCCGCCGGTACGGTCATGGGACATATTCATTTACATGTGGCTGAACTGGCGAATACCGAAAAATTTTACACAGAGGGACTGGGGTTTGAAGCGGTCTGCAGATATGGAACACAGGCATTATTCATTTCAAGCGGAAAATACCACCATCATATTGGTTTGAATACCTGGAATGGAGTAGGAGCTCCGCAGCCTTCACAGAATAGTGCCGGACTTCAATCCTTCAAGCTCATTTTGGAAAATGAAGCAGCTATAGATCAGGCAGTGGAAAATTTGAAAAAGCTGGGCGCGGCTGCAGCAGTTGAAAATAATCAGGTAATTACGGAAGACCCTTCAGGAAATCGAATTATTCTAGGAGTATAA
- a CDS encoding DUF2187 family protein, with translation MAEETDKVSSGKKADVGDTISIISGSEKGKKGRVVVVRDNSVIVELGVNPKKDEPIKTVISHKRYKVVK, from the coding sequence ATGGCTGAAGAAACAGATAAGGTAAGCAGTGGAAAGAAAGCGGATGTTGGCGATACGATTAGCATCATTAGCGGTTCGGAAAAAGGGAAAAAAGGCAGAGTAGTTGTGGTACGGGATAACTCAGTCATTGTAGAGCTTGGGGTCAATCCGAAAAAGGATGAGCCCATCAAAACGGTGATCAGCCATAAGCGCTACAAAGTCGTTAAATAA
- a CDS encoding winged helix-turn-helix transcriptional regulator → MEKSLICPRFEKAIGILSQRWTGLIIYQLLNGPQRFCSIESSIGISGKVLSDRLKDLENEGVVKRNVFPETPVRIEYSLTEKGLAMEPLMKEIEKWSQTWLEA, encoded by the coding sequence ATGGAGAAATCACTAATTTGTCCAAGATTTGAAAAAGCCATTGGCATACTGAGCCAGCGTTGGACCGGATTAATCATCTATCAATTACTTAACGGGCCACAGCGTTTCTGCAGCATCGAATCCTCAATAGGGATTAGCGGCAAAGTTCTTTCAGACCGGCTAAAGGACCTGGAAAATGAGGGAGTCGTAAAACGCAATGTCTTCCCTGAAACTCCTGTAAGAATTGAATATTCCTTAACAGAAAAAGGCCTTGCCATGGAGCCGTTAATGAAAGAAATAGAAAAATGGTCACAGACCTGGTTAGAAGCTTAA
- a CDS encoding GNAT family N-acetyltransferase translates to MEGGRGYATEAALACKDYGFTCLNYRKVVSIINVHNLASIRVAEKAGMKKDKSFHRAGNMLHVYSISSG, encoded by the coding sequence ATGGAAGGGGGAAGAGGCTACGCCACGGAAGCGGCACTAGCCTGTAAAGATTATGGATTTACCTGCTTAAACTACAGGAAGGTGGTTTCCATTATTAACGTTCATAATCTTGCATCGATCCGTGTTGCAGAGAAAGCAGGCATGAAAAAGGATAAATCCTTCCACAGAGCGGGGAATATGTTGCATGTATACTCCATTTCCAGCGGTTAA
- a CDS encoding YrhK family protein has protein sequence MKIRNIVREQQEDVHIEIGSYKMVIEKRYQAVSFVNDMLLGVLYLIGSILFLTDVSQTVSISFFLAGSIMMIIRAGLNLLKDLHINKITKK, from the coding sequence ATGAAGATACGAAATATTGTTAGGGAACAGCAGGAGGATGTGCATATTGAGATCGGCAGCTACAAAATGGTCATCGAAAAGCGATATCAGGCTGTTTCATTTGTAAATGACATGCTCCTGGGTGTTCTTTATTTAATCGGAAGTATACTATTCTTGACAGATGTCAGCCAGACGGTTTCCATCTCGTTTTTCCTTGCGGGAAGCATCATGATGATCATCCGGGCAGGCTTAAATTTATTGAAGGATCTTCATATTAACAAGATAACAAAAAAATAA
- a CDS encoding MOSC domain-containing protein — protein sequence MLIGHIREIVRYPVKSFYGESVNKTNVMKYGLYGDRSHAYLDKSRPGKYLTITQFPEMVRYKAEFMGEENRNKYPPVRITAPDGIQVSWDDEQLIKDIENHSSAEITPVQYSPMHVPEGAIEEENILVVTDASLKKMKELWGKEKLDFQRFRPNLVLSLVKEEPFLEDQWFGKTMKIGNVELKVKRHCERCMIITVDPESGERDPSLHKKVISKRNNYFGVYATVLKTGKIAAGDEVYLFE from the coding sequence ATGCTGATTGGACATATTAGGGAGATTGTCCGCTATCCGGTGAAAAGCTTTTATGGGGAAAGCGTGAATAAAACGAATGTAATGAAATATGGACTGTATGGGGATCGCAGTCATGCCTATCTGGATAAGTCCAGGCCAGGTAAATACTTGACCATTACTCAGTTTCCGGAAATGGTGCGGTATAAAGCAGAGTTTATGGGTGAGGAAAATAGGAACAAATATCCGCCTGTTAGAATTACAGCTCCGGATGGAATACAGGTCTCCTGGGATGATGAACAATTGATTAAAGACATAGAAAATCATTCATCAGCAGAAATTACTCCGGTGCAATATAGTCCTATGCATGTTCCAGAAGGTGCAATTGAAGAAGAAAATATTTTAGTAGTGACAGACGCTTCCCTGAAAAAAATGAAAGAACTATGGGGAAAAGAGAAGCTGGACTTCCAGCGGTTCCGGCCAAATCTGGTGCTTTCCCTGGTAAAGGAGGAACCTTTTTTGGAGGATCAGTGGTTTGGGAAGACGATGAAGATTGGCAATGTGGAGTTAAAAGTGAAGCGGCATTGCGAGCGGTGCATGATTATTACAGTAGATCCTGAAAGCGGGGAAAGAGATCCAAGCCTCCATAAAAAGGTGATCAGTAAAAGGAATAATTACTTCGGTGTGTATGCCACCGTCCTGAAAACAGGTAAGATTGCTGCAGGGGATGAGGTTTACCTTTTTGAGTAA
- a CDS encoding DoxX family protein, translated as MNKNELGNFILRAILGFIFFIHGLSKFQGGISNTAGFFDSIGIPGFMAYIVAVIELAGGIALILGIGTKIVSVLFAVIMLGAIFTAKLPLGLLGNGQMAGYELDLVLLAASIYFVLAKESPLSLGSKLIQSKAN; from the coding sequence ATGAACAAAAACGAATTAGGCAATTTCATTCTGCGTGCAATTTTAGGTTTTATTTTCTTTATTCATGGTTTATCAAAATTTCAGGGAGGCATCAGCAATACAGCTGGTTTCTTCGATAGTATAGGTATTCCAGGTTTTATGGCTTATATCGTTGCCGTTATCGAGCTGGCAGGAGGAATAGCGCTTATTCTGGGAATTGGGACAAAAATTGTTTCTGTATTATTTGCTGTCATCATGCTCGGAGCTATCTTTACTGCTAAGCTGCCTCTAGGTCTGTTGGGAAATGGTCAAATGGCCGGTTATGAATTAGATTTAGTACTGCTTGCCGCATCAATTTATTTTGTTTTAGCAAAGGAATCACCATTGTCTCTTGGTAGCAAGTTAATACAATCTAAAGCAAATTAA
- a CDS encoding NADPH-dependent FMN reductase, which translates to MGFFNQLFGRRSKEEQTMSEKLNIGIILGSTRQGRVSPQVGSWVKEIADKRGDAVYEIIDIADFKLPFLGEADSPGIAAWNEKLSSLDGFIFIVQEYNHSITGALKNALDLAREPWNNKAAGIVSYGSTGGARAAEHLRGIMGELMIADVRVHPTLSLFTDFENGTVFKPQDLHLDNVIAMIDQVVSWSGALKTIR; encoded by the coding sequence ATGGGTTTTTTTAATCAATTATTTGGGAGAAGATCTAAGGAGGAACAAACAATGAGCGAAAAATTAAACATTGGAATTATCTTAGGAAGCACACGTCAGGGGAGAGTTAGCCCTCAGGTTGGTTCATGGGTAAAAGAGATTGCCGATAAACGCGGTGATGCCGTTTATGAGATTATAGATATCGCTGATTTCAAGCTGCCATTCTTAGGTGAAGCGGATTCGCCAGGAATTGCTGCATGGAATGAGAAGCTTAGTAGCCTGGATGGATTCATTTTCATCGTTCAGGAATATAACCACAGTATTACAGGGGCATTAAAAAATGCACTTGATCTGGCCCGTGAACCCTGGAACAATAAAGCTGCAGGAATTGTAAGCTATGGATCAACCGGCGGTGCGAGAGCTGCTGAACATTTGCGAGGAATCATGGGTGAATTAATGATCGCTGATGTGCGCGTGCATCCAACATTGTCTTTATTTACTGATTTTGAAAATGGTACAGTATTTAAACCTCAAGATCTTCATCTCGATAATGTGATAGCAATGATTGACCAGGTAGTATCCTGGAGCGGTGCATTAAAAACCATTAGATAG
- a CDS encoding MFS transporter, which translates to MNRKIFLYVKAFSDLGTFMDLIAINVLMYVETGSSAWLAATMAFRTLGGVLSSLFSGILADRYDRRKIMIWTDVFRAVIILCLIPFPNPIMILIVCFFIGLTSSFFAVSYSAEIPQIFGQDKVLETNALISRLTSVSLVFGFIGAGVITDFLGYEVTLILDAATYVISALVLAKMKWQTSEPALNEGISSGFKVKLAGIGRDLKEVYSFILLKPMLLLVNIIFLIGAFAGASHNLGIPLLAEEIDISKQSFYYGLIWGVWGIGSVLATIILPRLKSLQGNRLYFACFTAAMLMSAGFIPCCQILD; encoded by the coding sequence ATGAACCGCAAAATTTTTCTGTATGTAAAAGCTTTTTCTGATCTTGGTACGTTCATGGACTTGATTGCCATTAATGTGCTTATGTATGTGGAAACCGGAAGCTCTGCCTGGCTTGCTGCCACAATGGCCTTCAGGACTCTTGGCGGCGTTTTATCCAGCCTTTTCTCAGGGATTCTCGCCGACCGATATGACCGGCGGAAAATTATGATTTGGACGGATGTTTTCCGGGCCGTTATCATTCTATGCTTAATTCCGTTTCCGAATCCCATCATGATTCTCATTGTCTGCTTCTTTATTGGTTTGACCTCAAGCTTTTTTGCGGTAAGCTACAGTGCCGAAATTCCGCAGATTTTTGGCCAGGATAAAGTGCTGGAGACAAATGCTTTGATATCCAGACTAACATCTGTCAGCCTGGTGTTTGGCTTTATCGGGGCTGGAGTCATCACTGATTTCCTCGGGTATGAGGTCACTTTAATACTTGATGCCGCAACCTACGTAATTTCGGCACTCGTTTTGGCAAAAATGAAGTGGCAAACTTCTGAACCAGCCTTGAATGAAGGAATCAGCAGCGGCTTTAAAGTAAAGCTGGCCGGCATTGGCCGGGATTTGAAGGAAGTTTATTCATTTATATTGCTTAAACCGATGCTGCTGCTTGTCAATATTATCTTCCTTATCGGGGCATTTGCAGGGGCTTCGCATAATTTAGGGATTCCGCTGCTGGCAGAAGAGATCGACATCAGCAAACAAAGCTTTTATTATGGGCTAATCTGGGGTGTATGGGGAATCGGGTCGGTCCTCGCAACCATCATTCTGCCAAGATTAAAAAGCCTCCAGGGGAACCGCCTTTATTTTGCCTGCTTTACAGCAGCCATGCTGATGTCCGCAGGATTTATACCTTGTTGTCAAATACTGGATTAG
- a CDS encoding 5'-methylthioadenosine/S-adenosylhomocysteine nucleosidase produces MKKKLASIAAIAVLSVSMLAGCTSAPKFETEAEGAQKPILIQGPMPIEAEKFAQRLDKVKVEKSGNFVFYKGKLDKYPVIVAKTGKGMENTAAATAIAIEKYDPAAIINQGTSGGHDPSLNVYDIVLGERTVNIGSLKTGHLEEGEGIEPTNWIPMDLMASEGSAGEDPDAEKIRYFEGDENLLAAANAVKDKYTKGKVVEGTIGSADLWNNEVDRINWFHENYGTSVEEMEGAAAAQIAGAYDVPFLGIRVLSNNKTNGGKYDPNTAAANQDYVYEVVKQYIREINGK; encoded by the coding sequence ATGAAAAAGAAATTAGCATCAATAGCTGCAATCGCAGTCCTGTCCGTATCCATGCTTGCAGGGTGCACATCAGCACCGAAATTTGAAACAGAAGCAGAAGGGGCACAAAAGCCAATTCTTATTCAAGGACCAATGCCGATCGAGGCTGAAAAATTTGCCCAGCGATTAGACAAGGTTAAGGTTGAAAAATCAGGGAATTTTGTTTTCTACAAAGGAAAATTGGACAAGTATCCAGTGATCGTTGCCAAGACAGGAAAGGGCATGGAAAATACAGCTGCCGCTACCGCGATCGCCATTGAAAAATATGATCCCGCTGCAATCATCAATCAGGGAACATCCGGCGGCCATGATCCTAGCCTGAATGTGTATGATATTGTATTAGGTGAAAGAACAGTCAATATTGGATCATTAAAGACGGGACATCTGGAAGAAGGGGAAGGGATCGAGCCAACCAATTGGATTCCTATGGATCTGATGGCTTCTGAAGGAAGTGCAGGTGAAGACCCTGATGCGGAAAAGATCCGTTATTTTGAAGGTGATGAAAATCTGCTGGCTGCAGCTAATGCCGTTAAAGATAAGTACACAAAGGGCAAGGTAGTCGAAGGAACCATTGGTTCAGCAGACTTATGGAATAATGAAGTGGACCGCATCAACTGGTTCCACGAAAACTACGGAACATCGGTAGAAGAAATGGAAGGTGCCGCAGCAGCGCAGATTGCAGGAGCATACGATGTTCCATTCCTGGGAATTCGCGTCCTTTCCAATAACAAGACAAACGGGGGCAAATACGATCCCAACACCGCGGCAGCTAATCAGGATTATGTGTATGAAGTTGTAAAGCAGTATATTAGAGAGATAAATGGAAAATAG
- a CDS encoding ZIP family metal transporter — MWNAAFWGAVSGSAVLLGALAAMFLPIRKKLIGYIMAFGTGVLIGAASFELLGESVHNGGLLPTGIGFMAGAVTFTLFDIIISKKGAQHRKRSGPKAAASSGIVLFAGTIMDAIPESIMIGTSLLEADSVSFLLVTAIFISNFPEGLSSTSGMKKSGYSKKKIIFLWSSVFVISGMASMAGYIFLDGASEEVLSGIAGFAGGAIIAMVASTMMPEAFEDSGPVTGFIAAIGLLASLVLDYFS, encoded by the coding sequence GTGTGGAATGCTGCATTTTGGGGCGCAGTTTCAGGGTCAGCGGTACTGCTTGGCGCGCTGGCAGCCATGTTTCTGCCCATCCGGAAAAAATTGATCGGTTACATTATGGCATTCGGTACAGGTGTTCTGATTGGTGCAGCCTCATTTGAGCTTCTTGGGGAGTCGGTCCATAACGGCGGTTTATTGCCGACCGGCATTGGGTTTATGGCGGGTGCTGTCACCTTTACCCTCTTTGATATAATAATTTCCAAAAAAGGGGCACAGCACAGGAAAAGGTCTGGCCCTAAAGCAGCAGCCAGCAGCGGAATTGTGCTTTTCGCGGGAACCATTATGGATGCTATACCAGAATCGATTATGATCGGAACAAGTCTGCTTGAAGCAGATTCGGTCAGCTTTCTTTTAGTCACCGCCATTTTTATCAGTAACTTTCCTGAGGGGCTTTCTAGTACTTCAGGAATGAAAAAAAGCGGTTATTCAAAAAAGAAAATCATTTTCCTTTGGAGTTCGGTATTTGTCATTTCGGGAATGGCTTCAATGGCAGGATACATATTTTTGGATGGAGCATCAGAAGAGGTGCTGTCAGGGATTGCAGGTTTTGCAGGGGGCGCGATTATTGCCATGGTTGCATCCACGATGATGCCTGAAGCCTTTGAGGACAGCGGTCCGGTGACCGGATTTATCGCAGCGATCGGCTTGCTGGCTTCATTGGTCCTGGATTATTTTTCTTAA